The Bacillota bacterium genomic interval GCGCGCGCCGGACGGGGCCGGGGCCTCGCTTCGGACCGTCGCCGGGATTCCCGGCGGTTCGCGGTACAGCACCCCGCCGCCCACGTAGTCGCTGTAGCCGTCCTCGCCGTGCTGCGCGATGTCCAGACCGGTGTCCTCGGCGTCCGCGCTTGCCCTAAGCGGCACGAACACGCCCACGAGCTTCAGGAGGACGAAAGTGGCCAGGCCCACGAAGACGATGGTGGCCACCACGCCGATCGCCTGGATGCCGAGCTGCGCCGGGTTGCCGGCCAAAAGACCGTCCACGCCGCCGACCGCGGCGGTGGCGAAGACGCCGGTCGCCAGGGCGCCCCAGATGCCGCCCACGCCGTGGATGCCGAAAACGTCCAGCGAGTCGTCATAGCCGAGTCTGTGCTTCAGAATCGTCACGGCGACAAAGCAGAACAGCCCGCCGCCGAAGCCGATGGCGATCGCCGCCAGAGGCGTCACGAAACCGGCGGCCGGAGTGATCGCCACCAGACCGGCGATGCAGCCCGACGCCGTGCCCAGGATGGTCGGCTTGCCGTGCCGCAGCCAATCGGCGAAGGCCCAGGTCATGGCCGCCGTCGCCGCGGCGATCTGGGTCACCACGAAGGCGTTCGCGGCCCGCGCACCCGCCTCCAGCGCGCTGCCGGCGTTGAAACCGAACCAGCCGAACCAGAGCAGAGCCGCCCCCAGCAGCACCATCGGCAGGTGATGCGGCGGCATCGGCCGCTTCCCGAAGCCCCGGCGCGCCCCGAGCACCAGGCAGCCGACCAGGCCGGCGACGCCCGAACTGATGTGCACCACCTTGCCACCGGCGAAGTCCAGCACCCCCAGCCCGGCCATCCAGCCGCCGCCCCAAATCCAATGGCAGAGCGGGGAGTAGACGACGGTCGCCCAGAGCACCCCGAAAATCACCCAGGCGGAAAACCGCATCCGTTCGGCATAAGCGCCGGAAATCAGGGCCACCGTCAGAGCCGCGAACATCATCTGGAATACCGCGAAGGCGCCGTGCGGCAGGGTGTACACGACGTCCGCCCCCACA includes:
- a CDS encoding ammonium transporter, translated to MRVQGIKGRLRWRVILPLTAALTAVPGLALAGEAAASPADTGFVLISAALVMLMIPGLALFYGGMVSRKNVVNTLMMSFAMLGLITVVWVLWGYSLAFGPGTAGLIGSLDFLGFKGVGADVVYTLPHGAFAVFQMMFAALTVALISGAYAERMRFSAWVIFGVLWATVVYSPLCHWIWGGGWMAGLGVLDFAGGKVVHISSGVAGLVGCLVLGARRGFGKRPMPPHHLPMVLLGAALLWFGWFGFNAGSALEAGARAANAFVVTQIAAATAAMTWAFADWLRHGKPTILGTASGCIAGLVAITPAAGFVTPLAAIAIGFGGGLFCFVAVTILKHRLGYDDSLDVFGIHGVGGIWGALATGVFATAAVGGVDGLLAGNPAQLGIQAIGVVATIVFVGLATFVLLKLVGVFVPLRASADAEDTGLDIAQHGEDGYSDYVGGGVLYREPPGIPATVRSEAPAPSGARS